The following proteins are co-located in the Apium graveolens cultivar Ventura chromosome 5, ASM990537v1, whole genome shotgun sequence genome:
- the LOC141661388 gene encoding ATP synthase subunit beta, mitochondrial, with protein sequence MASRRLITSLLRSFKCRTTLRPSFSNPRPSFLASHCLFPTSIVSQRVVNYATAAPAKEAPVPKTGGTGKGTITDEKTGAGAIGQVCQIIGAVVDVKFEEGLPPIMTALEVMDFEVRLVLEVAQHMGENTVRTIAMDGTEGLVRGQKVLNTGAPITVPVGRATLGRIINVIGEPIDHRGEIKTEHFLPIHREAPLFVDQATDQQILSTGIKVVDLLAPYQKGGKIGLFGGAGVGKTVLIMELINNVAKAHGGFSVFAGVGERTREGNDLYKEMMESGVIKLGDQQAESKCALVYGQMNEPPGARARVGLTGLTVAEHFRDAEGQDVLLFVDNIFRFTQANSEVSALLGRIPSAVGYQPTLSTDLGGLQERITTTKKGSITSVQAIYVPADDLTDPAPATTFAHLDATTVLSRQISELGIYPAVDPLDSTSRMLTPRILGEEHYNTARGVQKVLQSYKNLQDIIAILGMDELSEDDKLTVARARKIQRFLSQPFHVAEIFTGAPGKYVELKESVTSFQGVLDGKYDDLPEQAFYMLGGIEDVIAKAEKISKENRDG encoded by the exons ATGGCTTCACGGAGACTGATCACATCTCTTCTCCGTTCCTTCAAATGCCGCACCACTCTCAGACCTTCATTCTCCAACCCTAGGCCTTCATTTCTAGCCTCTCATTGCCTCTTTCCTACCAGCATTGTCTCGCAACGAGTGGTTAATTACGCGACAGCTGCTCCAGCCAAGGAGGCACCTGTGCCGAAGACAGGGGGCACGGGGAAGGGAACTATTACTGATGAGAAGACGGGAGCTGGTGCGATCGGGCAGGTGTGTCAGATTATTGGTGCAGTTGTGGATGTTAAATTTGAAGAAGGATTGCCGCCTATTATGACGGCTTTGGAGGTTATGGATTTTGAGGTTAGGTTGGTTCTTGAGGTGGCGCAACATATGGGAGAGAATACGGTCAGGACTATTGCTATGGATGGTACTGAAGGTCTCGTTCGCGGTCAGAAAGTTCTTAACACCGGAGCTCCTATCACT GTACCTGTTGGCAGGGCAACACTTGGTCGCATTATAAATGTTATTGGAGAACCTATTGACCACAGGGGTGAAATAA AAACTGAGCACTTTCTTCCCATTCATCGTGAAGCTCCACTATTTGTGGACCAAGCAACTGACCAACAGATCCTTTCCACCGGAATTAAG GTTGTAGATTTACTTGCTCCGTATCAGAAAGGAGGAAAGATTGGCTTGTTTGGTGGTGCTGGTGTCGGAAAGACCGTGCTTATTATGGAACTAATTAACAATGTAGCCAAGGCTCATG GTGGTTTCTCTGTGTTTGCTGGTGTTGGTGAGCGTACTCGAGAAGGCAATGATTTGTACAAAGAAATGATGGAGAGTGGTGTTATAAAGCTTGGAGATCAACAG GCTGAAAGTAAGTGTGCACTTGTGTATGGTCAAATGAATGAACCCCCTGGTGCTCGTGCTCGTGTTGGACTTACTGGGCTAACGGTAGCTGAGCACTTCCGAGATGCTGAGGGTCAAGATGTCCTTTTGTTTGTTGACAATATTTTCCGCTTTACCCAG GCCAATTCTGAGGTGTCTGCTTTGTTGGGTCGTATCCCTTCTGCTGTTGGTTACCAACCAACTCTATCTACGGATCTTGGAGGCCTTCAAGAGCGTATTACAACAACTAAAAAAGGATCCATCACATCTGTTCAAGCTATATATGTGCCAGCTGATGACTTGACAGATCCTGCACCTGCCACCACATTTGCCCATTTGGATGCCACCACAGTGTTGTCTCGGCAG ATATCTGAGCTTGGTATCTATCCCGCTGTTGATCCCCTCGATTCAACATCACGCATGCTTACTCCTCGTATCTTGGGCGAAGAGCACTACAATACTGCTCGAGGTGTACAAAAGGTCCTTCAAAGTTACAAGAATCTTCAGGATATTATTGCCATTTTGGGAATGGACGAGCTTAGTGAAGATGACAAACTCACTGTTGCTCGAGCTCGTAAAATCCAAAGATTCTTGAGTCAACCTTTCCATGTTGCAGAAATTTTTACTGGTGCTCCAGGAAAGTACGTGGAGTTGAAGGAGTCTGTCACTAGTTTTCAG GGAGTCTTGGATGGAAAGTATGATGACCTTCCGGAGCAGGCATTTTATATGCTTGGTGGCATTGAAGATGTCATTGCGAAGGCTGAGAAAATTTCTAAAGAAAATCGAGATGGCTAA
- the LOC141723452 gene encoding DNA ligase 6-like, whose amino-acid sequence MSSKTLTLDSSTLYLNSLYSTSPLSTLTLPPLSPLPADFPHSKRIPNSRFIVDGFRYAGDHSFSYFLSHFHSDHYTGLTPNWSKGIIYCSPITARLVVEVLKIPSAFVVSLPMCETVVVDDCEVTLVDANHCPGAVQFLFKVRVSDRGYERYVHTGDFRYCDEMKLENAFTEFVGADVVYLDTTYCNPKFVFPVQDESIDYIVEVINRIGVENVKKSKSVLFLVGTYVIGKERILVEISKRCNRKIHVDKRKMDILGVLGYGEDGVFTEDELESDVHVVGWNVLGETWPYFRPNFVMMKEIMVAKGYDKVVGFVPTGWTYEVKRNKFAVRTKDSFEIHLVPYSEHSNYEELREYVKFLKPKRVIPTVGIDVEKLDSKHARAMQKHFAGLVDELAIKQDFLKSFHKGARNSSDKIVNASTVEIEEKELASDEVQTFKATDPELQDQVPGLQDSVLVNENDTEELLQELNDCLPAWVTREQMLDLLRSSKRDIVEAVSNFYEHEIEFHEQAAASTSSLCTSQPGFGSDSLLPLVPDTEAPGSRIDKSPLSMKFNSLGTKPAIKPNISPAKKRTKIKNKPNKRARTGSSNEITEPKQNTITKFFSKLVYPDPEGDKLVNVCAKSDKDKIVSQTDCTWPYKEELEQFMQIVNGSASLRDYASNILDKAKGDISKALDIYYSDRDCSPNENKEKLPESSKSAAAHQFGCCSSVQDTEETVNLLKVDDTLAISQPSNSPVSLVFDKNKVHISTHERRTDAVTSCLVSLPLQDYSPVDYACWKGGQPAPYLHLARTFDLVEEEKGKLKATLMLCNMFRSLMALSPEDVLPAVYLCTNKIAPDHENVELNIGGSIIVSALEETCGTNRSKIRTLYNNLGDLGDVAQLCRQTQSLLAAPAPLSIRGVFSALQKISVQTGSGSTGRKKGLIMNLMRSCREKEMKYLVRTLVRNLRIGAMMRTVLPALAQAVAMSSSPEGLTENAKQQFQALSAAVLEAYNVLPNLDLLIPSLMDNGVNFSSTTLSMVPGIPIKPMLAKITNGIPQVLKLFSCKAFTCEYKYDGQRAQIHKLSDGSVRVFSRNGDETTSRFPDLVNIIKESCSSEASSFVLDAEVVAVDRKNGCKLMSFQELSSRERGGKDSLIAVDSIKVDICVFAFDIMFANGEQLLGIPLRQRQTYLKKLFGNERAGYFEFARELIVEADDAVMTNDETLTKINSFLDDALRSSCEGIMVKSLDVEAGYTPSKRSDAWLKVKRDYVDGLNDSLDLVPIGAWHGNGRKAGWYSPFLMACYNPDIEEFQSVCRVMSGISDSFYTEMKEFYSEDKILSKKPPYYQTGEKPDMWLVPELVWEIRGAEFSISPVHHAAIGLVHPSRGISIRFPRFIRSRPDRKPEECSTSMDIAEMFSSQTRKMDVNIAE is encoded by the exons ATGTCTTCCAAAACCCTAACCCTAGATTCCTCCACTCTCTATCTCAATTCACTCTATTCCACTTCACCACTCTCCACACTAACTCTCCCACCTCTCTCTCCACTCCCCGCCGATTTCCCCCACTCAAAACGCATCCCTAACTCCCGTTTCATCGTCGACGGCTTTCGATACGCTGGCGATCACTCATTTTCCTACTTCCTCTCTCATTTCCACTCCGATCACTACACTGGACTTACTCCCAATTGGTCTAAAGGTATAATCTATTGCTCTCCTATTACTGCTCGTCTTGTCGTTGAAGTACTTAAAATTCCGTCTGCTTTCGTGGTTTCGTTGCCTATGTGTGAGACGGTTGTGGTTGATGATTGTGAAGTGACGCTTGTTGATGCTAATCATTGTCCTGGTGCTGTTCAGTTTTTGTTTAAAGTTAGGGTTTCGGATAGAGGATACGAGAGGTATGTGCATACTGGCGATTTTCGGTATTGTGATGAAATGAAATTAGAGAATGCTTTTACTGAATTTGTTGGTGCTGATGTTGTTTATTTGGATACTACTTATTGTAATCCGAAATTTGTGTTTCCGGTGCAAGATGAGTCTATTGATTATATTGTTGAAGTTATTAATAGGATTGGTGTTGAAAATGTGAAAAAGTCTAAGTCGGTTTTGTTTCTTGTTGGTACCTATGTTATTGGGAAGGAGAGGATTTTGGTTGAGATTTCGAAGAGGTGTAATAGGAAAATACATGTTGATAAGAGGAAAATGGATATTTTGGGGGTTTTGGGGTATGGGGAGGACGGGGTGTTTACGGAGGATGAATTGGAGAGTGATGTTCATGTTGTTGGTTGGAATGTATTAGGTGAGACTTGGCCGTATTTTCGACCTAATTTTGTGATGATGAAGGAGATTATGGTTGCTAAGGGGTATGATAAGGTAGTTGGTTTTGTTCCGACTGGTTGGACGTATGAAGTTAAGCGTAACAAATTTGCTGTTAGGACAAAGGACTCGTTTGAGATTCATCTTGTACCGTATAGCGAACATTCAAACTATGAAGAGCTTAGAGAATATGTAaagtttttgaaacccaagcgTGTTATTCCTACTGTTGGAATTGATGTGGAGAAACTTGATAGTAAGCATGCTCGTGCAATGCAGAAGCATTTTGCTGGCTTGGTTGATGAATTGGCCATCAAGCAAGATTTTCTGAAGAGTTTCCATAAAGGGGCAAGAAATTCAAGTGATAAGATTGTAAATGCTAGTACAGTTGAGATTGAAGAGAAAGAGTTAGCTTCTGATGAAGTTCAAACTTTCAAGGCTACTGATCCTGAACTTCAAGATCAAGTTCCTGGTCTGCAGGATTCTGTTCTAGTAAATGAAAATGACACAGAGGAATTGTTACAAGAACTTAATGATTGCCTGCCTGCTTGGGTTACTCGAGAACAGATGTTGGATCTTCTTAGGAGCTCCAAAAGAGATATTGTCGAAGCAGTTTCTAACTTTTACGAACACGAAATCGAATTTCATGAGCAGGCTGCTGCTAGTACATCTTCTCTCTGTACATCTCAGCCAGGTTTTGGATCAGACTCTTTGTTGCCTTTGGTACCTGATACCGAGGCACCTGGCAGTAGAATTGATAAGAGTCCTTTGAGCATGAAATTCAATTCACTTGGTACAAAACCTGCAATCAAACCTAACATTTCTCCTGCCAAAAAGAGGACGAAAATAAAAAACAAACCTAACAAAAGAGCACGAACAGGTTCAAGTAACGAAATCACTGAACCAAAACAAAACACAATTACAAAGTTCTTCAGTAAGCTTGTGTATCCGGATCCCGAAGGTGATAAACTTGTAAATGTTTGTGCAAAATCAGATAAAGACAAGATTGTGTCGCAAACGGATTGTACTTGGCCTTATAAAGAGGAGTTGGAGCAATTTATGCAGATAGTAAATGGCAGTGCATCTTTAAGAGATTATGCTTCTAACATATTGGATAAGGCAAAGGGAGATATCAGTAAGGCACTAGACATATATTATAGTGACCGTGATTGTAGCCCTAACGAGAATAAAGAAAAATTGCCTGAGAGTAGCAAATCGGCCGCTGCTCACCAATTTGGATGTTGCTCTTCTGTCCAAGATACGGAAGAGACTGTGAATTTGCTTAAGGTGGATGATACTTTAGCAATCAGCCAACCATCAAACAGTCCTGTATCACTAGTATTTGATAAAAACAAGGTTCACATATCTACACACGAACGACGAACTGATGCTGTTACTTCATGTCTTGTATCGTTACCACTTCAGGATTATTCTCCAGTAGACTATG CATGCTGGAAAGGTGGACAGCCGGCTCCGTATCTACATCTTGCACGAACTTTTGACTTGGTCGAGGAAGAAAAGGGAAAATTAAAAGCTACATTGATGCTGTGCAATATGTTTAGGAG TTTAATGGCTCTGTCTCCTGAGGATGTTCTACCTGCCGTGTACTTGTGCACAAACAAGATTGCTCCTGATCATGAAAATGTG GAATTAAATATAGGGGGAAGTATTATTGTATCCGCACTTGAAGAGACATGTGGAACAAATAGATCTAAAATCCGGACACTGTACAACAATTTGGGTGATCTTG GTGATGTTGCTCAACTTTGCCGACAGACACAATCGTTGCTTGCTGCTCCTGCGCCACTCTCAATCCGAGGTGTATTTTCAGCACTCCAGAAGATTAG TGTACAAACAGGTAGTGGAAGTACTGGTCGAAAGAAAGGCCTCATTATGAATCTTATGAGGTCATGTAGAGAGAAGGAGATGAAGTATCTTGTTAGAACCTTG GTTAGGAATTTACGTATTGGCGCAATGATGAGAACTGTTCTGCCAGCATTAGCTCAAGCTGTTGCTATGAGCTCATCTCCTGAAGGATTAACTGAAAATGCAAAGCAACAATTTCAG GCACTTTCTGCAGCGGTTCTTGAAGCATATAATGTTCTTCCCAATTTG GATCTGCTTATACCATCCCTTATGGACAATGGAGTTAACTTTTCATCAACAACTTTGTCAATGGTTCCGGGCATACCCATTAAACCTATGCTTGCAAA AATCACCAATGGGATACCTCAAGTGTTGAAGCTCTTCTCATGTAAAGCTTTTACATGCGAATACAA ATATGATGGCCAGAGAGCACAAATCCACAAATTAAGTGATGGATCCGTTCGTGTCTTTTCACGGAATGGGGATGAAACAACATCGAGATTTCCGGATTTAgtaaatataattaaggaatctTGCAGCTCTGAGGCTTCAAGTTTTGTGTTGGATGCAGAG GTAGTTGCTGTAGATAGGAAAAATGGATGCAAGCTTATGTCTTTTCAAGAACTTTCTTCCCGAGAGAGAGggggaaaagattcattgattgcTGTTGATAGCATAAAG GTTGACATTTGTGTATTTGCCTTTGATATCATGTTTGCCAATGGAGAACA GCTTTTGGGCATTCCACTCCGCCAAAGACAAACGT ATCTGAAGAAACTTTTTGGCAATGAGAGAGCGGGTTATTTTGAATTTGCACGAGAACTAATT GTGGAAGCTGATGATGCTGTCATGACCAATGACGAGACACTGACTAAAATAAACTCTTTTCTCGATGATGCTCTGCGTTCATCCTGTGAAGGAATAATGGTCAAATCCCTTGATGTTGAAGCTGGATATACTCCATCTAAGCGTTCTGATGCTTGGTTGAAG GTTAAGCGAGATTACGTAGATGGTCTAAATGATTCTCTTGATTTAGTTCCGATTGGTGCTTGGCATGGGAATGGAAGAAAGGCAGGATG GTATAGTCCCTTCCTTATGGCATGCTACAATCCCGATATTGAGGAATTTCAGTCTGTGTGTCGTGTGATGTCTGGGATTTCAGATTCATTCTACACAGAG ATGAAAGAGTTTTACTCAGAAGACAAAATACTCTCCAAGAAACCACCATATTATCAAACTGGAGAGAAGCCTGATATGTGGCTTGTTCCGGAGCTTGTATGGGAGATAAGGGGAGCTGAGTTCTCCATATCACCTGTGCATCATGCTGCCATTGGTTTAGTCCATCCATCCCGCGGCATTTCCATCCGTTTTCCAAGATTCATCCGTTCCAGGCCAGATAGAAAGCCAGAGGAGTGTAGCACGTCCATGGATATAGCTGAAATGTTTAGTTCTCAAACCAGAAAGATGGATGTTAATATTGCAGaataa
- the LOC141659668 gene encoding putative histone chaperone ASF1A — MSAVNITNVTVLDNPASFLTPFQFEISYECVSSLKDDLEWKLIYVGSAEDETYDQLLESVLVGPVNIGNYRFVFQADPPNPSKIREEDIIGVTVLLLTCSYLGQEFVRVGYYVNNDYDDEKLKEEPPQKVLIDKVQRNILTDKPRVTKFPINFHPENNEGGEQAEQASPSNPAEADVVEEPTSTLLDPPADKDDKIV, encoded by the exons ATGAGTGCTGTGAACATCACTAACGTGACCGTGTTGGACAATCCGGCGTCGTTTCTTACTCCGTTCCAGTTCGAAATCTCGTACGAGTGTGTTAGCTCTCTCAAAGACG ATCTGGAGTGGAAACTCATATATGTGGGGTCAGCTGAAGATGAGACCTATGACCAGCTTTTGGAAAGTGTTCTTGTGGGGCCTGTCAACATTGGGAATTATCGTTTTGTTTTCCAG GCGGACCCTCCAAATCCATCAAAAATTCGTGAAGAAGATATAATTGGAGTGACTGTCCTCCTGCTAACTTGCTCTTATCTGGGTCAGGAATTTGTTAGAGTGGGCTATTACGTGAATAATGACTATGATGATGAAAAGCTCAAAGAGGAACCTCCTCAGAAAGTTCTGATAGACAAGGTTCAAAGAAACATATTGACCGACAAACCAAGGGTGACAAAGTTTCCCATAAATTTTCACCCAGAAAATAACGAGGGTGGAGAACAAGCCGAACAAGCCTCTCCCAGTAATCCAGCAGAAGCAGATGTAGTCGAGGAACCAACATCTACTTTACTCGATCCACCCGCAGATAAAGATGATAAAATAGTGTAG
- the LOC141723508 gene encoding uncharacterized protein LOC141723508: MIKRRFFKHEHGDKDAPSDSSSSSSDSDSESEVELDSDNEQMQHDNNAVADKKQSSVPSSSSSGYESEDSSAHEVDLDSPGLPSSEDDLDPAEKGEDVGTTHPFEKKKSGKLDKPYSTKAEKDEIPSDSDLPSCVLKAKSVFKCKICPRIICLTEETLRTHLKSKRHSRSEKLLSEGRLKIMLNSDGELEALEEEETHQERHAATLAAAAAAVEQSRQKSAKAKKNRGRQRQRMRAKKKTGEDVISPNTKATKRPPKKRRQN; the protein is encoded by the exons ATGATAAAGAGGAGATTTTTCAAGCACGAGCACGGCGATAAAGATGCTCCTTCTGATTCTTCTTCATCCTCTTCCGACAGCGACTCTGAGTCCGAGGTTGAGTTAGATTCAGACAATGAACAGATGCAACATGATAACAACGCTGTTGCTGACAAGAAACAGAGCAGTgttccctcttcttcttcttctg GATACGAGAGTGAGGACAGCTCGGCACATGAAGTTGATCTTGATTCTCCTG GTTTACCATCCTCCGAAGATGATTTGGACCCTGCAGAGAAGGGGGAAGATGTTGGTACAACCCATCCctttgagaaaaaaaaatcaggGAAATTAGATAAACCGTATAGTACCAAGGCGGAGAAAGATGAGATTCCATCTGACAGTGACTTGCCATCTTGTGTTTTAAAGGCTAAATCAGTTTTTAAGTGCAAGATATGCCCTAGAATCATCTGTTTGACAGAGGAGACGTTGAGGACTCATCTAAAATCTAAG AGACATTCCCGATCTGAAAAATTACTTAGTGAAGGAAGATTGAAGATCATGCTTAACAGTGATGGAGAACTTGAAGCTCTCGAGGAAGAGGAGACCCACCAAGAGAGACATGCTGCAACTCTAGCAGCAGCAGCTGCTGCTGTTGAGCAG TCACGTCAAAAGTCAGCCAAAGCTAAGAAAAATAGAGGGAGGCAGAGGCAAAGGATGAGAGCAAAGAAG AAAACAGGAGAAGATGTCATCTCACCGAATACCAAAGCTACCAAGAGACCACCTAAGAAGAGACGTCAAAATTGA